A region of Streptomyces deccanensis DNA encodes the following proteins:
- a CDS encoding TetR/AcrR family transcriptional regulator gives MRTGVRRRMGVEERRQQLIGVALELFSRRSPDEVSIDEIASAAGISRPLVYHYFPGKLSLYEAALQRASDDLANRFVEPREGPLGARLLRVTHRFFDFVDAHGPGFSALMRGGPAVGSSRTNALVDGVRQAAYVQILSHLDVDAPPARLELVVRSWISLAESTALIWLDGRRIPRQELELQLVHDFAALAAVSAAQDEDMAALLRRVLADEPSDGPFSELAGRLVALARG, from the coding sequence ATGCGAACCGGTGTGCGCCGCAGGATGGGTGTGGAGGAGCGGCGGCAGCAGTTGATCGGGGTGGCCCTCGAACTGTTCAGCCGGCGCTCGCCCGACGAGGTCTCCATCGACGAGATAGCGTCGGCGGCGGGCATCTCCCGCCCGCTCGTCTACCACTACTTCCCCGGCAAACTCAGCCTGTACGAGGCCGCGTTGCAGCGTGCCTCCGATGATCTGGCGAACCGTTTCGTGGAGCCCCGGGAGGGCCCGCTCGGCGCCCGGCTGCTCCGGGTCACCCACCGGTTCTTCGACTTCGTCGACGCACACGGCCCCGGGTTCTCGGCCCTGATGCGGGGCGGCCCGGCCGTCGGCTCGTCCCGTACCAACGCCCTCGTCGACGGCGTACGGCAGGCCGCCTATGTCCAGATCCTTTCGCACCTGGACGTCGACGCCCCGCCGGCCCGCCTCGAACTCGTCGTCCGCTCCTGGATCTCGCTCGCCGAGTCCACGGCCCTCATCTGGCTGGACGGCCGCCGTATCCCGAGACAGGAGCTGGAGCTCCAACTCGTCCATGACTTCGCGGCCCTGGCGGCTGTCAGCGCCGCCCAGGACGAGGACATGGCGGCCCTGCTCCGCCGCGTCCTCGCCGACGAGCCTTCGGACGGCCCGTTCAGCGAACTGGCGGGCCGCCTGGTGGCTCTGGCCCGCGGCTGA
- a CDS encoding 5-carboxymethyl-2-hydroxymuconate Delta-isomerase translates to MPQITVDYSAVLSDGFDRPAFAKALHEEVVRTAAAKPEACKTQFRATEDTVVGPDTDGHAIVHVTLGLLAGRTDETKVTLTENVLGLLREHVKVREGLAFHASAEVRDLDPSYRKFEV, encoded by the coding sequence ATGCCGCAGATCACTGTTGACTACTCCGCCGTCCTCTCCGACGGCTTCGACCGGCCCGCGTTCGCCAAGGCCCTGCACGAGGAGGTCGTACGGACGGCCGCCGCGAAGCCGGAGGCCTGCAAGACGCAGTTCCGGGCCACCGAGGACACGGTCGTCGGGCCCGACACGGACGGCCACGCGATCGTGCACGTCACGCTGGGGCTGCTCGCCGGACGGACCGACGAGACGAAGGTGACGCTGACGGAGAACGTGCTCGGGCTGCTCCGGGAGCACGTGAAGGTGCGGGAGGGGCTCGCGTTCCACGCGTCGGCGGAGGTGCGGGACCTGGATCCGTCGTACCGGAAGTTCGAGGTCTAG